A portion of the Streptomyces platensis genome contains these proteins:
- the eccCa gene encoding type VII secretion protein EccCa — MSVVIVKRPPRALPPQVPSEEVTLEAPPELPREGESENMLMTLMPMMGMASSAGFLFMGNQPFMKIMGGFMVASTLAMAIVQIVKARQGPSGQMLQERQDYLKYLTQKRKEVRRTARKQRDAQLFTHPDPSQLWSIVAEGKRVWERRASDPDFGQVRLGLGPQQLATPLRAPETAPVDELEPLTAHAMKEFLDKHGHLDNLPLAVSLRAFYHLTVSGDPDTVYGASRALVAQLCTLHSPEDLVVAVVAAPGAQAEWEWTKWLPHVQDKTTDGAGSRRLVVGDLGEIEELLADDLEGRGRFNPQGTPVTDAPHVVIVLDGGEVPMDSVIAGAEGLQGVTILEVVPGDLDEIRGGLAVQVQPGKLVLESASGAVYHGVCDTLSIAESEALARQLAPLRAGSGADGEEPLLSNLDFTDLLNLGDAGSVDVSRTWRPRTLHERLRVPIGVDKDGQPVMLDIKEASQEGMGPHGLCVGATGSGKSEVLRTLVLALAVTHSSETLNFILADFKGGATFTGMSEMPHVAAVITNLGEDVTLIDRMRDSITGELQRRQELLRSAGNYANITDYEKARAAGAPLDPLPSLVMVLDEFSELLTAKPDFIDMFIQIGRIGRSMGVHMLLASQRLEEGKLRGLDTFLSYRLGLRTFSAAESRTAIGVPDAYHLPNVPGSGILKYDTETMVQFKAAYVSGPYRGPGAGGGPGGSRTRRLPVPFTAAPVIEQIIEDPTPVEPVEPEQDDALADTVLDVIVQRMQGQGPPAHQVWLPPLDEPPTVNQLLPTLAVTPERGVHAPEYTALGKLVVPVALVDKPFEQRRDVMYLDFSAGAGHGLVVGGPQSGKSTLIRAAIASFALTHTPAEVQFYCLDFGGGGMLSMEGLPHVGGVASRLDAEKVRRTVSEVVGILNEREEFFRANSIDSISTYRQRRASGAYPDQKWGDVFLVIDGWATFKTDYEQMDPVILDIAARGLGFGVHLIIAGARYTEVRPALRDQLLNRVELRLGDPMESEFDRKRAENVPMGKPGRGMSPEKLDFLAALPRLDGMSDPETLSDGVANLVSTVSEHWQGEPAPAVRMLPTMLHVNELPKGSDYPDHGIAIGVDETTLSPAFIDFETDPLLVIYGESESGKSSLLRLLTKQIAERYPSDKALMVVSDYRRALLGEVPESHLYKYCAAGPQLQEVISGLAGSLGRRMPGPDVTPEQLRNRSWYDLPDAFVIVDDYDLVATSSGNPLQPLLEYLPFARDLGLRLIIARSSSGAGRSSFEPVMQRTKELGAQGLILSADPAEGPLMGNIKGQSLTPGRATFITRKRGAQLVQTGWLPANGR, encoded by the coding sequence GTGAGCGTTGTCATCGTCAAGCGCCCGCCCCGCGCGCTGCCACCTCAAGTCCCCTCGGAGGAGGTGACACTCGAGGCACCTCCGGAGCTGCCGCGTGAGGGTGAATCAGAGAACATGCTGATGACCCTTATGCCCATGATGGGCATGGCGTCATCGGCGGGATTCTTGTTCATGGGCAATCAGCCGTTCATGAAAATCATGGGCGGCTTTATGGTGGCGTCCACTCTGGCAATGGCGATCGTGCAGATCGTCAAGGCCCGCCAAGGGCCTTCCGGGCAAATGCTCCAAGAGCGCCAGGATTACCTCAAGTACCTTACGCAGAAGCGAAAAGAGGTACGGCGTACCGCGCGTAAGCAGCGGGACGCGCAGCTGTTCACCCACCCCGACCCGAGCCAGTTGTGGTCCATCGTGGCCGAGGGCAAACGCGTCTGGGAGCGCCGGGCGAGCGACCCGGACTTCGGGCAGGTACGGCTGGGACTCGGGCCGCAGCAGCTGGCCACTCCCCTGCGGGCCCCGGAGACCGCGCCGGTCGACGAGCTGGAACCGCTCACCGCGCATGCGATGAAGGAGTTCCTCGACAAGCACGGGCACTTGGACAACCTGCCGCTGGCGGTCTCGCTGCGCGCCTTCTACCACCTGACCGTCTCCGGCGACCCGGACACGGTCTACGGCGCCTCGCGCGCCCTCGTCGCCCAGCTGTGCACGCTGCACTCGCCCGAGGACCTGGTGGTGGCCGTCGTCGCCGCGCCCGGTGCGCAGGCGGAGTGGGAGTGGACGAAGTGGCTGCCGCACGTGCAGGACAAGACCACGGACGGCGCCGGATCGCGCCGGCTGGTCGTCGGCGACCTCGGTGAGATCGAGGAGCTGCTGGCGGACGACCTGGAGGGCCGCGGCCGGTTCAACCCGCAGGGCACTCCGGTGACCGACGCCCCGCATGTGGTGATCGTGCTGGACGGCGGCGAGGTACCGATGGACTCGGTGATCGCCGGGGCCGAGGGCCTTCAGGGCGTCACCATCCTGGAGGTCGTACCGGGCGATCTGGACGAGATCCGGGGCGGTCTGGCCGTCCAGGTCCAGCCGGGCAAGCTGGTGCTGGAGTCGGCCAGCGGCGCGGTCTACCACGGTGTCTGCGACACCCTGTCGATCGCCGAGTCGGAGGCGCTGGCGCGCCAGCTGGCCCCGCTGCGGGCGGGTTCGGGCGCGGACGGTGAGGAACCGCTGCTGTCGAACCTGGACTTCACCGATCTGCTGAACCTCGGTGACGCCGGTTCCGTCGATGTGTCGCGTACGTGGCGGCCGCGGACGCTGCACGAGCGGCTGCGGGTGCCGATCGGTGTCGACAAGGACGGCCAGCCCGTCATGCTCGACATCAAGGAGGCCTCGCAGGAGGGCATGGGCCCGCACGGCCTGTGTGTCGGTGCGACCGGTTCCGGTAAGTCCGAGGTGCTGCGCACCCTGGTGCTCGCCCTCGCGGTCACCCACTCCTCGGAGACCCTGAACTTCATCCTCGCGGACTTCAAGGGTGGCGCCACCTTCACCGGTATGTCCGAGATGCCGCACGTCGCGGCCGTCATCACCAACCTCGGTGAGGACGTCACCCTGATCGACCGCATGCGCGACTCGATCACCGGTGAACTCCAGCGCCGTCAGGAGCTGCTGCGCTCGGCGGGCAACTACGCCAACATCACCGACTACGAGAAGGCGCGTGCCGCGGGTGCCCCGCTGGACCCGCTGCCCTCACTGGTGATGGTGCTCGACGAGTTCTCCGAGCTGCTGACCGCCAAGCCCGACTTCATCGACATGTTCATCCAGATCGGCCGGATCGGCCGGTCGATGGGTGTGCACATGCTGCTCGCCTCGCAGCGCCTGGAAGAGGGCAAGCTGCGCGGTCTGGACACCTTCCTGTCCTACCGGCTGGGTCTGCGGACGTTCTCCGCGGCCGAGTCGCGGACCGCGATCGGTGTGCCGGACGCCTACCACCTGCCGAACGTCCCGGGTTCCGGCATCCTCAAGTACGACACCGAGACGATGGTGCAGTTCAAGGCCGCGTACGTCTCGGGTCCCTACCGCGGCCCGGGTGCCGGCGGCGGCCCCGGCGGCAGCCGGACCCGGCGTCTGCCGGTGCCGTTCACCGCGGCCCCGGTCATCGAGCAGATCATCGAGGACCCCACCCCGGTCGAGCCGGTCGAGCCGGAGCAGGACGACGCGCTGGCCGACACCGTGCTCGACGTCATCGTCCAGCGCATGCAGGGCCAGGGCCCGCCGGCGCACCAGGTGTGGCTGCCGCCGCTGGACGAGCCGCCCACGGTCAACCAGCTGCTGCCGACGCTCGCGGTCACGCCCGAACGCGGCGTGCACGCACCGGAGTACACCGCGCTCGGCAAGCTCGTGGTGCCGGTCGCGCTGGTGGACAAGCCGTTCGAGCAGCGGCGTGACGTGATGTACCTGGACTTCTCCGCGGGCGCCGGTCACGGTCTCGTCGTGGGTGGTCCGCAGTCCGGTAAGTCCACGCTGATCCGGGCCGCCATCGCCTCGTTCGCGCTCACCCACACCCCGGCCGAGGTGCAGTTCTACTGCCTCGACTTCGGTGGCGGCGGCATGCTGAGTATGGAGGGCCTGCCGCACGTCGGTGGTGTCGCCTCGCGTCTGGACGCCGAGAAGGTGCGCCGTACGGTCTCCGAGGTCGTCGGCATCCTCAACGAGCGTGAGGAGTTCTTCCGGGCCAACAGCATCGACTCGATCAGCACCTACCGCCAGCGGCGGGCCTCGGGCGCCTACCCCGACCAGAAGTGGGGCGACGTCTTCCTGGTCATCGACGGCTGGGCGACGTTCAAGACCGACTACGAGCAGATGGACCCGGTGATCCTGGACATCGCCGCCCGTGGTCTCGGTTTCGGTGTCCACCTGATCATCGCCGGTGCGCGCTACACCGAGGTGCGGCCCGCGCTGCGCGACCAGCTCCTCAACCGTGTGGAGCTGCGGCTGGGTGACCCGATGGAGTCGGAGTTCGACCGCAAGCGCGCGGAGAACGTCCCGATGGGCAAGCCGGGTCGCGGTATGTCCCCGGAGAAGCTCGACTTCCTGGCGGCGCTGCCGCGGCTGGACGGGATGAGCGACCCGGAGACGCTCAGCGACGGCGTCGCGAACCTGGTGTCGACGGTCAGCGAGCACTGGCAGGGCGAGCCCGCCCCCGCGGTGCGGATGCTGCCGACGATGCTGCACGTCAACGAGCTGCCCAAGGGCAGCGACTACCCGGATCACGGGATCGCGATCGGTGTCGACGAGACCACGCTGTCGCCGGCGTTCATCGACTTCGAGACCGACCCGCTGCTGGTCATCTACGGCGAGAGCGAGTCGGGCAAGTCGTCGCTGCTGCGGCTGCTGACCAAGCAGATCGCCGAGCGGTACCCGTCCGACAAGGCGCTGATGGTGGTCTCCGACTACCGCCGCGCGCTGCTCGGCGAGGTCCCCGAGAGCCATCTGTACAAGTACTGCGCCGCGGGGCCGCAGTTGCAGGAGGTCATCAGCGGGCTGGCCGGTTCGCTGGGCCGGCGGATGCCGGGCCCGGACGTCACCCCGGAGCAGCTGCGCAACCGCAGCTGGTACGACCTGCCGGACGCGTTCGTCATCGTGGACGACTACGACCTGGTGGCGACCAGCAGCGGCAACCCGCTGCAGCCGCTGCTGGAGTACCTGCCGTTCGCCCGTGACCTGGGTCTGCGCCTGATCATCGCGCGCAGCTCGTCGGGGGCCGGACGATCGTCCTTCGAGCCGGTGATGCAGCGCACCAAGGAGCTCGGTGCGCAGGGTCTGATCCTCTCCGCCGATCCGGCCGAGGGGCCGCTGATGGGCAACATCAAGGGGCAGAGCCTGACGCCCGGACGGGCCACGTTCATCACGCGTAAGCGCGGTGCGCAGCTGGTCCAGACGGGCTGGCTGCCGGCGAACGGCCGCTGA
- the eccD gene encoding type VII secretion integral membrane protein EccD, producing the protein MSTSTGTGFCRVTVAAPDARIDVALPEDVALVDIYPEILRLSGQSQAEGAPTGYHLVRRDGTVLDAGQSLAQQQILDGDLLLLKPFAESLPLPVFDDVSDAVASAVKRNRSRWSDDLMHVVGLSAGVLLLVMMAFALWFSNPLDRDMHRLPGIIAGVVGIVLVALAGVRARVYDDHGSSIALGLASLPHLLLAGSGIFPVEEGAGPGRLHLLVGCVTVLIASALLVVLLPRGDAPFVAAAFLSAMGTLAVFAAILTDAAPIEVAAVTAVVAIALVAWLPGLSARFARLPIGYKSPDQIAKGSYDNSSETESVDFVKIGNQAKRGHELLLGLVAGCAALVVGSAGAVLGFSDNMWAQLLALAAGITVMLRARLFDYTAQVACLTIAGILTIVLLILGIALNPPTEIFVELERFRDAGPLNIRTVWFSSSIAAGAALLVGVGLVVPRKGVTPFWGRIFDLFDGVVLLSLVPLCLAVLDVYATVRGLTSSS; encoded by the coding sequence GTGAGCACGAGCACTGGCACCGGCTTTTGCCGGGTCACAGTCGCCGCGCCGGACGCACGGATCGATGTGGCTCTGCCGGAAGACGTCGCACTCGTGGACATTTACCCGGAGATTCTGCGGCTCTCCGGTCAGTCCCAGGCGGAGGGCGCCCCGACCGGCTATCACCTTGTACGCCGCGACGGCACGGTACTTGACGCCGGGCAGTCGCTCGCGCAGCAGCAGATCCTCGACGGCGACCTTCTTCTTCTGAAGCCGTTCGCCGAGTCGCTGCCGCTCCCGGTCTTCGACGATGTCTCCGACGCCGTCGCCTCCGCGGTCAAGCGCAACCGCAGCCGCTGGAGCGACGACCTCATGCATGTCGTCGGCCTCTCCGCCGGTGTGCTCCTGCTCGTCATGATGGCGTTCGCCCTGTGGTTCTCGAACCCGCTGGACCGCGACATGCACCGCCTGCCCGGCATCATCGCCGGTGTCGTCGGCATCGTCCTGGTCGCGCTGGCCGGCGTCCGCGCCCGTGTCTACGACGACCACGGCTCCTCCATCGCACTGGGCCTGGCCTCGCTCCCGCATCTGCTGCTCGCCGGCTCCGGCATCTTCCCCGTCGAGGAGGGCGCGGGCCCCGGCCGGCTGCACCTCCTCGTCGGCTGTGTGACGGTACTGATCGCCTCCGCACTCCTGGTGGTCCTGCTGCCGCGCGGTGACGCACCCTTCGTCGCCGCCGCGTTCCTCTCCGCCATGGGCACCCTCGCGGTCTTCGCCGCGATCCTCACCGACGCCGCACCCATCGAGGTCGCCGCCGTCACCGCCGTCGTCGCCATCGCGCTGGTCGCCTGGCTGCCCGGCCTCTCCGCCCGCTTCGCCAGGCTGCCGATCGGCTACAAGTCGCCCGACCAGATCGCGAAGGGCTCGTACGACAACAGCAGCGAGACCGAGTCCGTCGACTTCGTCAAGATCGGCAACCAGGCCAAGCGCGGACACGAGCTGCTGCTCGGTCTGGTCGCCGGCTGCGCCGCCCTGGTCGTCGGCTCGGCCGGTGCGGTCCTCGGCTTCTCCGACAACATGTGGGCCCAGCTGCTGGCGCTGGCCGCGGGCATCACGGTCATGCTGCGCGCCCGGCTCTTCGACTACACCGCACAGGTCGCCTGCCTGACCATCGCGGGCATCCTCACGATCGTCCTGCTGATCCTCGGCATCGCGCTGAACCCGCCGACGGAGATCTTCGTCGAGCTGGAGCGCTTCCGGGACGCCGGCCCGCTGAACATCCGCACGGTCTGGTTCTCCAGCAGCATCGCGGCGGGTGCCGCCCTCCTGGTGGGCGTCGGCCTCGTCGTCCCGCGCAAGGGCGTCACCCCCTTCTGGGGCCGGATCTTCGACCTCTTCGACGGTGTGGTCCTGCTGTCCCTGGTGCCGCTGTGCCTGGCGGTCCTGGACGTGTACGCCACGGTGCGCGGCCTCACCAGCAGCAGCTAG
- the rpsO gene encoding 30S ribosomal protein S15 yields MSLDAATKKQIMAEFATKEGDTGSPEVQVAMLSRRISDLTEHLKTHKHDHHSRRGLLLLVGQRRRLLQYLAKKDITRFRALVERLGIRRGAAGAK; encoded by the coding sequence GTGTCGCTCGACGCCGCTACGAAGAAGCAGATCATGGCCGAGTTCGCCACCAAGGAGGGTGACACCGGTTCCCCCGAGGTTCAGGTCGCGATGCTCTCCCGCCGGATCTCGGACCTGACCGAGCACCTCAAGACCCACAAGCACGACCACCACTCCCGCCGTGGTCTGCTGCTGCTCGTCGGCCAGCGCCGCCGCCTGCTGCAGTACCTGGCGAAGAAGGACATCACGCGCTTCCGTGCGCTGGTCGAGCGCCTGGGCATCCGCCGCGGCGCGGCGGGCGCCAAGTAA
- a CDS encoding polyribonucleotide nucleotidyltransferase, with the protein MENETHYAEAVIDNGSFGTRTIRFETGRLAKQAAGSAVAYLDDDTMVLSATSASKTPKDQLDFFPLTVDVEERMYAAGKIPGSFFRREGRPSEDAILTCRLIDRPLRPSFKKGLRNEIQIVETVMALNPDHLYDVVAINAASCSTQLAGLPFSGPVGGTRVALINGQWVGFPTHTELEDAVFDMVVAGRVLPDGDVAIMMVEAEATEKTIQLVKDGAEAPTEEVVAAGLEAAKPFIKVLCKAQSDLAAKAAKPVGEFPIFLDYQDDVLEALTAAVKDELSQALTIAGKQERETELDRVKSVAAEKLLPQFEGREKEISAAYRSLTKSLVRERVIKEKKRIDGRGVTDIRTLAAEVEAIPRVHGSALFERGETQILGVTTLNMLRMEQQLDTLSPVTRKRYMHNYNFPPYSVGETGRVGAPKRREIGHGALAERAIVPVLPTREEFPYAIRQVSEALGSNGSTSMGSVCASTMSLLNAGVPLKAPVAGIAMGLISQEIDGQTHYVALTDILGAEDAFGDMDFKVAGTKTFVTALQLDTKLDGIPASVLAAALKQARDARLHILDVMNEAIDVPDEMSPNAPRIITVKIPVDKIGEVIGPKGKMINQIQEDTGADITIEDDGTIYIGAADGPAAEAARATINGIANPTMPEVGERYLGTVVKTTTFGAFVSLLPGKDGLLHISQIRKLAGGKRVENVEDVVAVGAKVQVEIAEIDQRGKLSLIPVIEEEDAAEGTKDDAAK; encoded by the coding sequence GTGGAGAACGAGACCCACTACGCCGAAGCCGTGATCGACAACGGTTCCTTCGGCACCCGCACCATCCGCTTCGAGACGGGCCGCCTGGCCAAGCAGGCCGCCGGTTCCGCCGTGGCGTACCTGGACGACGACACCATGGTGCTGTCGGCCACCTCCGCTTCCAAGACTCCGAAGGACCAGCTGGACTTCTTCCCGCTGACCGTCGACGTCGAGGAGCGGATGTACGCAGCCGGGAAGATCCCCGGTTCCTTCTTCCGCCGTGAGGGCCGCCCCTCCGAGGACGCGATCCTCACCTGCCGCCTGATCGACCGCCCGCTGCGCCCCTCCTTCAAGAAGGGCCTGCGCAACGAGATCCAGATCGTCGAGACGGTCATGGCGCTCAACCCCGACCACCTCTACGATGTGGTCGCCATCAACGCCGCCTCCTGCTCCACGCAGCTGGCCGGCCTGCCCTTCTCCGGCCCGGTCGGCGGCACCCGTGTCGCCCTGATCAACGGCCAGTGGGTGGGCTTCCCGACCCACACCGAGCTCGAGGACGCCGTCTTCGACATGGTCGTGGCCGGCCGGGTCCTCCCGGACGGCGACGTCGCGATCATGATGGTCGAGGCCGAGGCCACCGAGAAGACCATCCAGCTGGTCAAGGATGGCGCCGAGGCCCCGACCGAAGAGGTCGTCGCCGCCGGTCTGGAAGCCGCCAAGCCCTTCATCAAGGTCCTGTGCAAGGCCCAGTCGGACCTCGCCGCCAAGGCTGCCAAGCCCGTCGGCGAGTTCCCGATCTTCCTCGACTACCAGGACGACGTCCTGGAGGCGCTCACCGCCGCGGTCAAGGACGAGCTCTCCCAGGCGCTGACCATCGCCGGCAAGCAGGAGCGCGAGACCGAGCTGGACCGCGTCAAGAGCGTGGCCGCCGAGAAGCTGCTCCCGCAGTTCGAGGGCCGCGAGAAGGAAATCTCCGCCGCGTACCGTTCGCTGACCAAGAGCCTGGTCCGTGAGCGCGTCATCAAGGAGAAGAAGCGCATCGACGGCCGCGGCGTCACGGACATCCGTACGCTCGCCGCCGAGGTCGAGGCCATCCCGCGGGTGCACGGTTCCGCGCTGTTCGAGCGTGGCGAGACCCAGATCCTGGGCGTCACCACCCTCAACATGCTCCGCATGGAGCAGCAGCTGGACACCCTCTCCCCGGTGACCCGCAAGCGCTACATGCACAACTACAACTTCCCGCCGTACTCCGTCGGTGAGACCGGCCGCGTGGGTGCGCCCAAGCGCCGCGAGATCGGCCACGGTGCGCTCGCCGAGCGCGCCATCGTGCCGGTGCTGCCGACCCGCGAGGAGTTCCCCTACGCGATCCGCCAGGTCTCCGAGGCGCTGGGCTCCAACGGCTCGACGTCCATGGGCTCGGTCTGCGCCTCCACCATGTCGCTGCTGAACGCCGGTGTGCCCCTCAAGGCCCCGGTCGCCGGTATCGCCATGGGTCTGATCTCCCAGGAGATCGACGGCCAGACCCACTACGTCGCCCTCACCGACATCCTCGGTGCGGAGGACGCCTTCGGTGACATGGACTTCAAGGTCGCCGGCACGAAGACCTTCGTGACCGCCCTCCAGCTGGACACCAAGCTGGACGGCATCCCGGCCTCCGTCCTGGCCGCCGCGCTCAAGCAGGCCCGCGACGCCCGTCTGCACATCCTCGATGTGATGAACGAGGCCATCGACGTTCCGGACGAGATGTCCCCGAACGCCCCGCGGATCATCACCGTCAAGATCCCGGTGGACAAGATCGGTGAGGTCATCGGCCCCAAGGGCAAGATGATCAACCAGATCCAGGAGGACACCGGCGCCGACATCACGATCGAGGACGACGGCACCATCTACATCGGTGCCGCCGACGGCCCGGCCGCCGAGGCCGCCCGCGCCACGATCAACGGCATCGCCAACCCGACCATGCCGGAGGTCGGCGAGCGCTACCTGGGCACGGTCGTCAAGACCACCACCTTCGGTGCGTTCGTCTCCCTGCTCCCGGGCAAGGACGGCCTGCTCCACATCTCGCAGATCCGCAAGCTCGCCGGTGGCAAGCGCGTGGAGAACGTCGAGGACGTGGTCGCGGTCGGCGCCAAGGTCCAGGTCGAGATCGCCGAGATCGACCAGCGCGGCAAGCTCTCCCTGATCCCCGTGATCGAGGAAGAGGATGCGGCCGAAGGCACGAAGGACGACGCCGCCAAGTGA
- a CDS encoding M16 family metallopeptidase produces the protein MTSRTHTTTARTSTEGRAVARTQTLLKGTAGAGTVRRTTLPGGLRIVTETLPTVRSVTFGIWANVGSRDETPSLNGATHYLEHLLFKGTERRSALDISAAIDAVGGEMNAFTAKEYTCYYARVLDTDLPLAIDVVCDMLTGSLVEAEDVDAERGVILEEIAMTEDDPGDCVHDLFAHTMLGDTPLGRPVLGTVDTVNALTPERIRRFYKKHYDPTHLVVTAAGNIDHAKVVRLVRRAFEQAGALDRTDAVPMAPRSGNRAIRTAGRVELLNRKTEQAHVILGMPGMARNDDRRWAMGVLNTALGGGMSSRLFQEVREKRGLAYSVYSYTSGFADCGLFGVYAGCRPNQVHDVLKICRDELDQVAAQGLTDDEIHRAIGQLRGSTVLGLEDTGALMHRIGKSELCWGEQMSVDEMLARIAAVTPDEVREVARDVLGTRPSLSVIGPLKDRQAARLDDVVA, from the coding sequence GTGACGTCCCGTACGCACACGACGACGGCCCGCACCTCCACGGAGGGGCGGGCCGTCGCCCGTACCCAAACGCTTCTCAAGGGCACCGCGGGCGCCGGCACGGTCCGCCGGACCACCCTCCCCGGCGGTCTGCGCATCGTCACCGAGACACTGCCGACGGTCCGCTCCGTCACCTTCGGGATCTGGGCGAACGTCGGCTCCCGTGACGAGACCCCGTCTCTGAACGGCGCCACGCACTACCTGGAGCACCTGCTCTTCAAGGGCACCGAGCGGCGCAGCGCGCTGGACATCTCCGCCGCCATCGACGCGGTCGGCGGCGAGATGAACGCCTTCACCGCGAAGGAGTACACCTGCTACTACGCGCGGGTGCTGGACACCGATCTGCCGCTCGCCATAGACGTGGTGTGCGACATGCTCACCGGCTCGCTGGTGGAGGCCGAGGACGTGGACGCCGAGCGCGGCGTCATCCTCGAAGAGATCGCGATGACCGAGGACGACCCGGGCGACTGTGTGCACGACCTGTTCGCGCACACCATGCTCGGTGACACCCCGCTCGGCCGCCCGGTCCTGGGCACCGTCGACACCGTCAACGCCCTCACCCCCGAGCGCATCCGCCGCTTCTACAAGAAGCACTACGACCCCACCCACCTCGTCGTCACGGCCGCCGGCAACATCGACCACGCCAAGGTCGTCCGCCTGGTCCGCCGCGCCTTCGAGCAGGCCGGGGCCCTGGACCGGACGGACGCCGTCCCGATGGCGCCGCGCTCCGGCAACCGCGCCATCCGCACCGCCGGCCGCGTCGAACTGCTCAACCGCAAGACCGAGCAGGCGCATGTGATCCTCGGGATGCCCGGGATGGCGCGCAACGACGACCGGCGATGGGCGATGGGCGTGCTGAACACCGCCCTGGGCGGCGGGATGAGCTCCCGCCTCTTCCAGGAGGTCCGCGAGAAGCGCGGCCTGGCCTACAGCGTGTACTCGTACACCTCGGGCTTCGCCGACTGCGGGCTGTTCGGTGTCTACGCCGGCTGCCGCCCGAACCAGGTGCACGACGTCCTCAAGATCTGCCGCGACGAACTCGACCAGGTGGCGGCCCAGGGCCTCACCGACGACGAGATCCACCGCGCGATCGGCCAGCTGCGCGGCTCGACCGTCCTCGGCCTGGAGGACACCGGCGCGCTGATGCACCGCATCGGCAAGAGCGAGCTGTGCTGGGGCGAGCAGATGTCGGTCGACGAGATGCTCGCGCGGATCGCCGCCGTCACCCCGGACGAGGTGCGCGAGGTGGCCCGGGACGTCCTGGGCACCCGTCCCTCGCTGTCCGTCATCGGCCCCCTGAAGGACCGGCAGGCGGCCCGGCTGGACGACGTCGTCGCATAG
- the dapB gene encoding 4-hydroxy-tetrahydrodipicolinate reductase: MSKLRVAVLGAQGRIGSEAVRAVEAAEDMELVAGLGRGDKLETLVEAGAQVVVELTNPGAVMGNLDFCVRHGIHAVVGTTGWTDERLAQLRTSLAASPGAGVLIAPNFSIGAVLTMRFAQQAARFFESVEVVELHHPKKADAPSGTAARTAQLIAKAREEAGCAPQPDATSTALDGARGADVDGVPVHSVRLRGLLAHQEVLFGGEGETLTIRHDSLHHSSFMPGILLGVRRVVNTPGLTVGLENFLDLG, from the coding sequence ATGAGCAAGCTGCGCGTGGCCGTACTGGGAGCCCAGGGACGCATCGGCTCCGAGGCCGTACGGGCCGTCGAGGCCGCCGAGGACATGGAGCTGGTCGCCGGGCTGGGCCGGGGCGACAAGCTGGAGACGCTGGTCGAGGCCGGCGCCCAGGTCGTGGTCGAGCTGACCAACCCCGGCGCGGTGATGGGCAACCTCGACTTCTGTGTGCGTCACGGTATCCACGCGGTGGTCGGGACGACCGGGTGGACCGATGAGCGCCTGGCGCAGCTGCGCACCTCGCTCGCCGCCTCGCCCGGGGCGGGCGTGCTCATCGCCCCGAACTTCTCCATCGGTGCGGTGCTGACCATGCGGTTCGCCCAGCAGGCGGCCCGGTTCTTCGAGTCGGTCGAGGTCGTCGAGCTGCACCACCCGAAGAAGGCGGACGCCCCGTCCGGCACCGCCGCCCGCACCGCTCAGCTGATCGCCAAGGCCCGTGAGGAGGCCGGCTGCGCCCCGCAGCCGGACGCCACCAGCACCGCGCTGGACGGCGCCCGCGGCGCGGACGTGGACGGTGTTCCCGTGCACTCCGTACGGCTGCGCGGTCTGCTGGCCCACCAGGAGGTGCTCTTCGGCGGCGAGGGCGAGACCCTCACCATCCGCCATGACTCCCTCCACCACAGCAGCTTCATGCCGGGCATCCTGCTCGGTGTGCGCCGGGTGGTGAACACTCCGGGCCTGACCGTGGGCCTGGAAAACTTCCTCGACCTGGGCTGA
- a CDS encoding PH domain-containing protein: MPLPFLTADRDLDTGAAETAALPHDEPDHWRRPYRPGPWRVGAAAVLLLLASFVLLSAMIIAMAGSLPGAAACAAVGALMIALALRLLRVGLWVSAQGLRQVNLLRTATEPWSAIAAVRTRQQPVRWLGLPRTVQGQALIIERTQGEPLRTLITDHNGDFLSRPEAFERAADVLEAWAAEHRG, translated from the coding sequence GTGCCCCTGCCCTTCCTGACGGCCGACCGCGACCTCGACACCGGGGCCGCGGAGACCGCCGCACTGCCGCATGACGAGCCCGACCACTGGCGCCGTCCCTACCGCCCCGGACCGTGGCGGGTAGGGGCGGCGGCGGTGCTTTTGCTGCTCGCGTCGTTCGTTCTGCTCTCCGCGATGATCATCGCGATGGCCGGCTCGCTGCCCGGCGCCGCGGCCTGTGCGGCCGTGGGGGCGCTGATGATCGCCCTCGCCCTGCGGCTGCTGCGCGTCGGTCTGTGGGTCAGCGCGCAGGGTCTGCGCCAGGTGAACCTGCTGCGTACGGCGACCGAGCCGTGGAGCGCCATCGCTGCCGTGCGCACCCGCCAGCAGCCGGTGCGCTGGCTGGGGCTGCCGCGGACGGTGCAGGGACAGGCCCTGATCATCGAGCGGACGCAGGGGGAGCCGTTGCGCACCCTGATCACCGACCACAACGGCGACTTCCTGTCCCGTCCGGAGGCCTTCGAACGGGCCGCGGACGTCCTGGAGGCCTGGGCGGCGGAGCACCGCGGCTGA